One window of the Acinetobacter equi genome contains the following:
- a CDS encoding OsmC domain/YcaO domain-containing protein, whose product MEIKVNYLDNLRLEAKFDDFTVIADQPIRYKGDGSAPGPFDYFLASSAMCAAYFVKVYCLARDIPTDNIRLSQNNIVDPEDRYKQIFKIQVELPADISEKDRQGILRSIDRCTVKKVVQTGPEFVIEEVESIDADSQALLMPNLASENLTHIAGKDLPLEQTIANMSKLLSDLGMKIEIASWRNIVPNVWSLHIRDAHSPMCFTNGKGATKESALASALGEFIERLNCNFFYNDQFWGEEIANADFVHYPEEKWFQPGPNGELPPEILDEYCLEIYNPDDELLGTHLYDTNSGNTARGICSLPYVRQSDGETVYFPTNLIENLYLSNGMSAGNTLAEAQVQCLSEIFERAVKREIIEGEIALPDVPEEILAKYPGIVEGIKGLEEQGFPILVKDASLGGQFPVMCVTLMNPRTGGVFASFGAHPNMQVAIERSLTELMQGRSFEGLNDLPKPTFSTNAVTEPNNFVEHFIDSSGVVSWRFFSAKSDYDFVEWDFTHKGENANEKDAEKLFSILADMDKEVYMAVYQHLGATACRILVPDYSEVYEIEDLVWDNTNKALLFREDILNLHRLDDEQLEALVERLEESELDDYTDIQTLIGIDFDDNTVWGQLTILELKLLVYIVLKQFEEAKDLVEAFLQYNTNTVERGLFYQCMNVVLAVILDDEMELDDYVGNFRRMFGDERLDAVLGSIEGNVRFYGLTPTSLKLEGLDRHQRLLDSYHKLHAARAKSVS is encoded by the coding sequence ATGGAAATTAAGGTTAATTATCTTGACAATCTTCGACTTGAAGCAAAGTTCGATGATTTTACGGTAATCGCTGACCAACCTATCCGTTATAAAGGCGATGGCTCTGCACCAGGACCATTTGATTATTTTCTTGCATCATCAGCAATGTGTGCTGCATATTTTGTTAAGGTCTATTGTTTAGCTCGCGATATTCCTACAGATAACATTCGTTTATCACAAAATAATATTGTAGATCCTGAAGATCGTTATAAACAAATTTTTAAAATTCAAGTTGAACTCCCAGCTGATATTTCAGAAAAAGATCGCCAAGGTATTTTGCGTTCTATCGACCGTTGTACTGTTAAAAAAGTAGTACAAACGGGTCCAGAATTTGTGATTGAAGAAGTTGAAAGCATTGATGCAGATTCACAAGCACTGTTAATGCCGAATTTAGCTTCTGAAAATTTAACGCATATTGCTGGAAAAGATTTACCGTTAGAGCAAACAATTGCCAATATGTCTAAATTACTTTCAGATTTGGGCATGAAAATTGAAATTGCATCATGGCGTAATATTGTTCCAAATGTTTGGTCATTACATATTCGTGATGCTCATTCACCAATGTGTTTTACCAATGGTAAAGGTGCAACAAAAGAAAGTGCATTAGCATCTGCATTAGGCGAATTTATTGAACGTTTAAACTGTAACTTTTTCTATAATGATCAATTTTGGGGTGAGGAAATTGCGAATGCAGACTTTGTTCACTATCCAGAAGAGAAATGGTTCCAGCCAGGTCCAAATGGTGAATTACCACCTGAAATTTTAGATGAATATTGTTTAGAAATTTATAATCCAGATGATGAGTTATTAGGTACACATCTATATGATACCAACTCAGGAAATACGGCACGTGGCATTTGTTCATTGCCATATGTACGTCAATCTGATGGTGAAACAGTGTATTTCCCAACAAACCTCATTGAAAACTTGTATTTAAGTAATGGGATGAGTGCAGGAAATACATTAGCTGAAGCACAAGTACAATGTTTATCTGAAATTTTTGAACGTGCAGTAAAACGTGAAATTATTGAAGGTGAAATTGCTTTACCAGATGTTCCTGAAGAGATTCTTGCGAAATATCCAGGTATTGTTGAAGGCATTAAAGGTTTAGAAGAGCAAGGATTCCCTATTCTTGTTAAAGATGCATCTCTTGGTGGTCAATTCCCAGTGATGTGTGTGACGCTCATGAATCCTCGTACTGGTGGAGTATTTGCTTCTTTTGGTGCACATCCCAATATGCAAGTTGCAATTGAGCGAAGCTTAACGGAGCTGATGCAAGGTCGAAGCTTTGAAGGTTTAAATGATCTTCCAAAACCAACCTTTAGTACCAATGCTGTAACAGAACCGAATAATTTTGTTGAGCACTTTATTGATTCAAGTGGTGTGGTGTCTTGGCGCTTCTTTAGTGCTAAATCTGATTATGATTTTGTTGAATGGGATTTCACTCATAAAGGTGAAAATGCCAACGAAAAAGATGCTGAAAAGCTCTTTTCAATTCTGGCAGATATGGATAAAGAAGTTTATATGGCGGTGTATCAGCATTTAGGTGCAACAGCATGCCGTATTTTGGTTCCAGACTATTCTGAAGTTTATGAAATAGAAGATCTTGTTTGGGACAATACAAATAAAGCGTTATTGTTCCGTGAAGATATCTTGAACTTACATCGCTTAGATGATGAACAGCTTGAAGCATTAGTTGAACGTTTGGAGGAAAGTGAGCTTGATGATTACACTGATATTCAAACACTCATTGGTATAGATTTTGATGACAATACTGTATGGGGACAACTGACCATTCTAGAGCTTAAGCTACTTGTTTATATCGTATTAAAGCAGTTTGAAGAAGCTAAAGATCTAGTAGAAGCATTCTTGCAATACAATACAAATACCGTTGAACGTGGATTATTCTATCAATGTATGAATGTCGTACTTGCCGTGATATTAGACGATGAAATGGAATTAGACGATTATGTCGGAAATTTCCGCCGTATGTTTGGTGATGAGCGTCTAGATGCTGTACTGGGTTCTATTGAAGGCAATGTTCGTTTTTACGGTCTGACTCCAACAAGTTTGAAGCTTGAAGGCTTAGATCGTCATCAGCGTTTACTAGATAGTTATCATAAATTGCATGCTGCAAGAGCAAAATCTGTGAGTTAA
- a CDS encoding fimbrial protein codes for MKSTIKFLATSVFIFTMNQSAIAADTGSGSVTFKGKILNAACNISIDGKADGEVKLGEWPTSTFKAVGDKSIPQPFDIAVSDCLPGSFSFNFTGTSDVTNTNLLQVNGAKGVGIAIANIDALNNIVKINTNSGTQSNALLTIAESETTGKLPLQAYYQSTLETVVAGEANATVRVTLQQK; via the coding sequence ATGAAGAGCACTATCAAATTTCTAGCAACAAGCGTATTTATTTTTACGATGAATCAATCAGCAATAGCTGCTGATACTGGCTCTGGTAGTGTGACATTCAAAGGTAAAATTTTGAATGCAGCTTGTAATATTTCAATTGACGGTAAAGCTGATGGTGAAGTGAAATTAGGTGAATGGCCTACATCAACATTTAAAGCCGTAGGTGATAAGTCAATTCCACAACCATTTGATATTGCAGTGAGTGATTGTTTACCAGGAAGCTTTAGCTTTAACTTCACCGGAACCAGCGATGTAACAAACACAAACTTATTACAAGTAAATGGTGCAAAAGGTGTAGGTATTGCAATTGCGAACATTGATGCCTTAAACAATATTGTAAAAATCAATACAAACTCAGGCACGCAATCAAATGCATTGTTGACAATTGCAGAAAGTGAAACGACTGGAAAATTGCCATTACAAGCTTATTACCAATCAACTTTAGAGACAGTAGTAGCTGGCGAAGCAAATGCAACTGTACGTGTAACATTGCAACAAAAATAA
- a CDS encoding molecular chaperone, with product MRLKSLIISTMLVTYCVTSTAHSAIQAMASRVIYNSGNKASTLALKNNASKAYMVQAWLENGENNKGEAIPFVVTPPLIKIESQKEAALRFIYAGQGLPTDRESQFWINIQEIPPKSDNENVLQLAIRSKIKLFYRPSQIDMRLEDVVKRLHWYIKDQTLYLENDSPLYVTIGDLKLNDQSAFVKNMNQDMVAPYSTIQVLKDLTYPVKTLEFTYINDYGGNEKMPIVKLK from the coding sequence ATGCGCTTGAAATCATTAATAATCAGTACAATGCTCGTTACTTATTGTGTGACGAGTACTGCTCATAGTGCTATTCAGGCAATGGCTAGTCGAGTGATTTATAACAGTGGAAATAAAGCATCGACTTTAGCTTTAAAAAATAATGCTTCAAAAGCATATATGGTTCAAGCTTGGTTAGAGAATGGTGAAAATAACAAAGGAGAGGCAATTCCTTTTGTTGTGACACCTCCACTTATTAAAATTGAGTCACAAAAAGAAGCTGCTTTACGATTTATCTATGCTGGTCAAGGGCTTCCGACTGATAGAGAAAGTCAATTCTGGATCAATATTCAGGAAATCCCACCAAAGTCAGATAATGAGAACGTACTTCAACTCGCAATTCGTTCGAAAATTAAATTATTTTATCGACCTTCTCAAATTGATATGAGACTCGAGGATGTAGTTAAACGTTTGCATTGGTATATCAAGGACCAAACTTTATATTTAGAAAATGATAGTCCACTTTATGTAACTATTGGTGATTTAAAGCTTAATGATCAAAGTGCATTCGTAAAGAATATGAATCAAGATATGGTTGCACCTTATAGTACGATCCAAGTTTTAAAAGATCTCACCTATCCTGTGAAAACGTTAGAGTTTACATACATTAATGATTATGGTGGCAATGAGAAAATGCCAATTGTTAAACTAAAATGA
- a CDS encoding fimbria/pilus outer membrane usher protein, whose translation MPRIFSSLYFILFSSACTVSRADTEEFNTDFLLDLTDQISVEAVKKGYAISPGIYKFTVNLNNSTSNINTIRLYKNDDQDIVPCLDQEFIDQYKIRINDEYKIVDIDGCYDLTAIPQASIYLDAAQQKLNLSIPQVNLDKVPKDYISPKLFDEGINAFLFNYQINSYYNHRKDHQHEYNTTFLLNSGFNYGAWRYRNQSMYAKYTGGQQWQTTSNKLERNILQYQARLELGDTSTGSEVFDSYNFRGIQLSSDEAQIANTLQRYAPVIRGIAQSNAVVEIRQNGYLIYSTNVSAGEFVIDDLYAANESGDLEITVNESNGRVEKFTQAYSTVPNMIRPNQHKYQFAMGQYRSGNGNSYNPYIGQFTYAYGFSNWISPYGGILVADDYYAISTGTAWSLGVLGAFSLDATFARNQLSNGIKKEGASFRFLYAKSLNQVGTSLRLIGYRYSTSGYYSLADAVEEKSIQTKDGYKYIVNTGNSDSVVEVNGGQESNQTYFSSTYYNKKNQSQVSLNQNLDRFGQLYFNFNKIDYWQKKLNSQSWQMGYNNNYKNLSYSVYYQREKSLFQASQYIVGMSLSLLLDQPRVFQKHAALASTSYQYTPSIGNTVQTSLSAGFLDEQKLGVQLQLAQSQAGQQNIAVSSNYVGSKQNSNFSYIYNKNSQRIMAGMSGGLLIHSDGVVMGKSINTPVLIEAKGAEGVRIENQPGLVIDDSGYAIISNSSAYSKNRVALKGEDLGQNVIVDHSVINDIIPTKMAIIKVKFDIKSGHSILVTLKDHNGPLITGAMILDAETNDYVGMVGLNGQAYLAAVQSGHKLLAKWGEEKHQQCKFELPTLADREFGYEEISLNCNKSEKD comes from the coding sequence TTGCCTAGGATCTTTTCATCCTTATATTTCATTCTGTTTAGTTCTGCATGCACAGTTTCTCGTGCAGACACAGAAGAGTTTAATACAGATTTTTTATTAGATTTAACAGACCAAATTTCAGTTGAAGCTGTAAAAAAGGGCTATGCTATTTCACCTGGAATTTATAAATTTACAGTTAATTTGAATAACTCAACATCAAATATTAATACGATTCGATTATATAAAAATGATGATCAAGATATTGTGCCATGTTTAGATCAAGAATTTATTGATCAGTATAAAATTAGAATTAATGATGAATATAAAATAGTGGATATAGACGGATGCTATGATCTTACAGCAATTCCACAAGCATCAATTTATTTAGACGCAGCACAACAAAAGCTTAATCTTTCTATTCCTCAAGTCAATTTAGATAAAGTGCCAAAAGATTATATTTCTCCAAAATTGTTTGATGAAGGAATTAATGCTTTTTTATTTAATTATCAAATAAATAGTTATTATAACCATCGCAAAGATCATCAACATGAATACAATACAACTTTTCTTTTGAATAGTGGTTTTAATTACGGCGCATGGCGTTATCGTAACCAAAGTATGTATGCAAAATATACAGGTGGTCAACAATGGCAAACAACATCAAATAAGTTAGAACGTAATATTTTACAGTATCAAGCACGTTTGGAACTCGGAGATACATCAACTGGAAGTGAGGTCTTTGATAGCTATAACTTTCGAGGTATTCAATTAAGTAGTGATGAGGCCCAAATTGCCAATACTTTACAACGATACGCACCAGTTATTCGAGGAATTGCACAAAGCAATGCAGTCGTAGAGATTAGACAAAATGGCTATTTAATTTATAGCACGAACGTTTCAGCTGGGGAATTTGTCATTGATGATTTGTATGCTGCTAATGAAAGTGGTGATTTAGAAATTACAGTGAATGAAAGTAATGGGCGTGTCGAAAAATTTACACAAGCTTATTCTACTGTACCGAATATGATTCGTCCAAATCAGCATAAATACCAATTTGCTATGGGGCAATATAGAAGTGGAAATGGTAATTCATATAATCCATATATAGGGCAATTTACATATGCTTATGGTTTCAGTAATTGGATTTCACCTTATGGTGGAATATTAGTTGCTGATGATTACTATGCCATTTCTACAGGAACAGCATGGTCATTAGGAGTATTAGGAGCATTTTCATTAGATGCAACTTTTGCACGAAATCAACTGTCTAATGGTATTAAAAAAGAGGGAGCTAGCTTTAGATTCTTATATGCTAAATCTTTAAATCAAGTTGGTACAAGTTTACGTTTGATTGGTTATCGTTATTCAACATCGGGCTATTATAGCTTGGCAGATGCTGTTGAGGAAAAATCCATACAAACTAAAGATGGTTATAAATATATAGTGAATACAGGTAATTCTGATAGTGTGGTGGAGGTTAATGGCGGACAAGAATCAAATCAAACTTACTTTTCCTCTACTTACTATAATAAAAAGAATCAATCTCAAGTTTCGTTAAACCAAAATTTAGATCGATTTGGACAATTATATTTTAATTTTAATAAAATTGATTATTGGCAAAAAAAATTAAATAGCCAAAGTTGGCAAATGGGTTACAACAATAATTACAAAAATCTAAGTTATAGTGTCTATTACCAAAGAGAAAAGAGTCTTTTTCAAGCTTCTCAATATATTGTAGGTATGTCTTTAAGTCTACTATTGGATCAGCCTAGAGTATTCCAAAAGCATGCTGCCTTAGCGAGCACAAGTTATCAATATACACCAAGTATTGGAAATACTGTACAAACAAGCTTATCAGCTGGTTTTTTAGATGAACAAAAACTTGGTGTGCAATTACAACTTGCTCAATCTCAAGCAGGGCAACAAAACATTGCGGTTAGTTCGAATTATGTAGGATCAAAACAAAACTCAAATTTTAGTTATATTTATAATAAGAATAGTCAAAGAATTATGGCAGGTATGAGTGGTGGACTTTTAATTCATTCAGATGGTGTGGTCATGGGTAAATCAATTAATACACCTGTATTAATTGAGGCTAAAGGTGCTGAGGGTGTACGTATAGAAAATCAACCAGGTCTTGTAATTGATGACTCGGGTTACGCAATTATTAGTAATAGCAGTGCATATTCAAAAAATAGAGTGGCATTAAAAGGTGAAGATCTAGGACAAAATGTCATTGTTGATCATTCCGTAATTAACGACATTATTCCAACTAAAATGGCCATCATTAAAGTGAAATTTGATATTAAAAGCGGTCACAGCATTTTAGTTACGTTGAAAGATCACAATGGACCTTTAATTACAGGTGCAATGATTCTTGATGCTGAAACTAACGATTATGTGGGGATGGTTGGATTAAATGGTCAAGCTTATTTAGCTGCAGTTCAATCTGGACATAAATTACTTGCTAAATGGGGGGAAGAAAAACATCAGCAGTGTAAATTTGAATTACCGACTTTGGCAGATCGTGAATTTGGTTATGAAGAAATAAGCTTAAATTGTAATAAAAGTGAGAAAGACTAA
- a CDS encoding fimbrial protein: MTRILQIIIFILICFTTIKSSWALRCLEGNKPSSSFDISRATNTSHIISIGTIRVTSSSQAAGTLLWESEQMSTTFTCYDDYKTNQSENAYLYLDDESDTLEMLFRNSNLTIGVRYNGREYPIGSTDRINLGKLALSTQSNRTRALSNCSFIKKGVDYCADPETITVNYSIYIKAKGSGSNLSSLSGKTFQVFQLDGQGGRNINGNFQEKVSNMTVNYVECTPIVSAQDVDLGTYSSLETLNKIIKKTAFTINIKTEGKSCAQYPFVGKFTSNQKYNETTLTASEVNMKDVVGIKIFNENSNTPLNLDTNIDFGYSNGKNLIKTFEAGFLLLKKPTVGGVFTSTLNYEVYYK; this comes from the coding sequence ATGACAAGAATTCTTCAAATAATCATATTTATATTGATCTGTTTTACAACAATAAAAAGTAGTTGGGCATTACGTTGTTTAGAAGGTAATAAACCTTCGAGTTCATTTGATATTTCTAGAGCAACAAATACAAGCCATATCATATCTATTGGAACTATTCGTGTTACAAGTTCTAGCCAAGCAGCTGGTACACTATTGTGGGAGTCAGAGCAAATGAGCACGACATTCACTTGTTATGATGACTATAAAACAAACCAATCTGAAAATGCATATCTATATTTAGATGATGAAAGTGATACTTTGGAAATGCTTTTTAGAAATTCAAATTTGACGATCGGTGTTCGTTACAATGGTCGTGAATATCCTATTGGTTCAACGGATCGAATCAATTTAGGAAAATTGGCTTTAAGTACTCAGTCAAATAGAACTAGAGCTTTAAGCAATTGTAGTTTTATTAAGAAGGGAGTGGATTATTGTGCTGATCCAGAAACAATAACTGTAAATTATTCAATCTATATTAAAGCGAAAGGTTCGGGTAGTAATCTATCAAGTTTAAGTGGGAAAACGTTTCAAGTATTTCAACTTGATGGGCAAGGTGGTCGTAATATCAATGGAAATTTTCAGGAAAAAGTAAGTAATATGACAGTAAATTATGTTGAATGTACACCTATTGTTTCAGCTCAAGATGTTGATTTAGGGACATATTCATCATTAGAAACTTTAAATAAAATAATTAAAAAAACAGCATTTACAATTAATATTAAAACAGAAGGAAAAAGTTGTGCCCAATATCCTTTTGTTGGTAAATTTACTTCAAATCAAAAATATAATGAAACTACTTTAACTGCTTCTGAAGTAAATATGAAAGATGTTGTTGGAATTAAAATTTTTAATGAAAATTCAAATACACCTTTGAATTTGGATACAAATATTGACTTTGGTTATAGTAATGGAAAAAATTTAATTAAAACATTTGAAGCAGGATTTTTATTGTTAAAAAAACCGACTGTAGGAGGTGTTTTTACTTCCACGTTAAATTATGAGGTTTATTATAAGTGA
- a CDS encoding fimbrial protein, with product MKKLMNFFVSSGIIFLISHSSNAANSSIGNIVFKGKILNAACNISIDGKVDSEVKLGQWPTSTFKMVGDTSIPQPFNIVVTDCLPGSFSFNFTGLSDSINSNLLQVSGAKGVGIAIANADSLTNVVKINTNTGMQSNALLTIADNATGGTLPLQAYYQSTLEQVEAGEANATVRVTVQQK from the coding sequence ATGAAAAAATTAATGAATTTTTTTGTATCAAGTGGCATTATTTTTTTAATTTCACATTCTTCAAATGCTGCAAATTCAAGCATAGGAAATATTGTATTCAAAGGAAAAATTTTAAATGCGGCCTGTAATATTTCGATTGATGGTAAAGTCGATAGTGAGGTGAAATTGGGGCAGTGGCCTACATCAACATTTAAAATGGTTGGTGATACATCAATTCCTCAGCCATTTAATATTGTAGTTACAGACTGTTTACCTGGTAGTTTCAGCTTTAATTTTACAGGCCTAAGTGATTCAATTAACTCTAACTTATTGCAAGTTAGTGGTGCTAAAGGTGTAGGTATAGCAATTGCTAATGCTGACTCACTAACGAATGTTGTAAAAATTAATACAAATACAGGAATGCAATCAAATGCATTATTGACTATAGCAGATAATGCAACAGGTGGAACACTACCTTTACAAGCTTATTATCAATCAACTTTAGAACAAGTAGAGGCTGGAGAGGCTAATGCAACTGTTCGTGTAACCGTCCAGCAAAAATAA
- a CDS encoding molecular chaperone, translating to MRLKASVVSTIFMIGLSFTNIAQCAIQAMASRVIYDGANKAATLGLKNNSQYTYMIQAWLEPGTLNKDEEVPFVVTPPLIKIESQKEATLRFIYAGQGLPTDRESQFWISIQEIPPKPNQDNILQLAIRSKIKLFYRPTQIDISLEDAVKELKWYVKDQSLYLENNSPLHVTIGDLKLNDQAAFIENINQDMVAPYSSIQVLKDISFPLKNIEFTYINEFGSNKKMPIIHFK from the coding sequence ATGCGCTTGAAAGCATCGGTTGTTAGCACTATTTTTATGATTGGCTTGAGTTTTACGAATATTGCACAATGCGCTATTCAAGCGATGGCAAGTCGAGTAATTTATGATGGGGCAAATAAGGCAGCCACTTTAGGTTTAAAAAATAATTCTCAATATACTTATATGATTCAGGCTTGGTTAGAGCCAGGAACATTAAATAAAGATGAGGAGGTTCCATTTGTTGTTACGCCTCCTTTGATTAAAATTGAATCTCAAAAAGAGGCGACATTAAGATTCATTTATGCTGGTCAAGGGCTTCCTACAGATCGTGAAAGCCAATTTTGGATTAGTATTCAAGAAATCCCACCAAAACCAAATCAGGACAACATATTGCAATTGGCGATTCGTTCAAAGATAAAATTATTTTACAGACCAACACAAATTGATATTTCGTTAGAAGATGCTGTAAAAGAATTGAAATGGTATGTAAAAGATCAAAGTTTGTATTTGGAGAACAATAGCCCACTTCATGTGACTATTGGCGATTTAAAACTCAATGATCAGGCTGCTTTTATTGAGAATATTAATCAGGATATGGTTGCTCCTTATAGCAGTATTCAAGTTTTAAAAGATATTTCTTTTCCTCTCAAAAATATAGAATTTACTTATATAAATGAATTCGGTAGTAATAAGAAAATGCCTATTATTCATTTTAAGTAA
- a CDS encoding fimbria/pilus outer membrane usher protein produces MPRIKSSLYFLLLNMVCTFLYAASEEFNTDFLLDLTDKITVEVVRKGYVISPGVYSFTVNLNNVISNSHVIRFYQNIDNAVEPCFDQNFIDHYQIVFDKEEYIKVDNEGCYDLKVIPKLSMDVDAAQQKINLSIPQVNLVKNPKDYIPPELFDEGINAFILNYNINSYYILRQNKQHENNIMLFLNGGFNYGAWRYRNQSVLNQYTHGHQYQTISNKFERNIIAYQARLELGDTATNSDVFDSFNFRGVQFSTDEAQINSRSQRYAPVIRGIALSNAVVEVRQNGYLIYSTQVSAGKFTIDDLYAANESGDLEITINESDGRVEKFTQAYSSVPNMIRPSQYKYQMTIGQYRSGNTQRYNPYLAQMTYSYGLNNWISPYGGILMLHKYSALLSGVAWSLGKLGAVSLDMTFAQNKLIKGMKKNGTSFKFLYSKSLNELGTNLRLIGYRYSTSNYSNLADAIEEKLMYGDHFVDTNIIKVEDNNYSSIYSQKKNQAQISLNQNLDRFGQCFFNFSQVRYWQKHFNSQNWQMGYSNNFKNLSYSLYYQKEKSKFSSSNYIAGFSFSFLFDTPKILQQHSTSMSENYQYSPNVGNSIQTSLSGSFLTDQRLGVQLQVAQFQNGQNDFSISSNYMGSKQNLNFSYTYNSNYQKIMGGISGGVLVYKNRIVFGKSMYNSPILIEAKGAEDVRIENQQGLKIDKSGYAIISNVSPYIKNRIALNGEDLGQDVIVAQSVINDVIPTKMAIIKVKFDIQRGKSILAHLNYQNYPLVTGAFIIDDSKRYVGTVGLNGQAYLAAVQDGQHFIAKWGESEHQQCTFVLPKLQDRIFGYEEINLECIKLEKN; encoded by the coding sequence TTGCCTAGGATTAAATCATCCCTTTATTTTTTACTATTAAACATGGTGTGTACATTTTTATATGCAGCATCAGAAGAGTTTAATACAGATTTTTTGTTAGATTTAACAGATAAGATTACTGTTGAAGTGGTACGAAAAGGTTATGTGATTTCACCGGGAGTTTATAGTTTTACCGTGAATTTAAATAATGTAATATCAAATAGTCATGTGATTCGATTTTATCAAAATATAGATAATGCAGTTGAACCATGTTTTGATCAAAATTTTATTGATCACTATCAGATTGTATTTGATAAAGAGGAATATATAAAAGTAGATAATGAGGGGTGTTATGATCTTAAGGTAATTCCCAAATTATCTATGGATGTTGATGCTGCTCAGCAAAAAATAAACTTATCTATTCCTCAGGTTAATTTAGTAAAAAATCCTAAAGATTATATTCCGCCTGAGCTTTTTGATGAGGGAATTAATGCATTTATATTAAATTATAATATCAATAGTTATTATATTTTGCGTCAAAATAAACAGCATGAAAATAATATTATGCTATTTTTGAATGGTGGATTCAATTATGGTGCATGGCGTTATAGAAATCAAAGTGTATTAAATCAATATACACATGGCCATCAGTATCAAACCATATCAAATAAATTCGAAAGAAATATTATTGCTTATCAAGCTCGTTTAGAACTTGGCGATACAGCAACGAATAGTGATGTATTTGATAGTTTTAATTTTCGAGGTGTGCAATTTAGTACTGATGAAGCACAAATAAATAGTCGCTCACAGCGTTATGCACCAGTTATTCGTGGAATAGCATTAAGTAATGCTGTCGTTGAAGTCAGACAGAATGGTTACTTAATTTATAGTACGCAAGTTTCAGCGGGTAAGTTTACCATTGATGATTTATATGCTGCCAATGAAAGTGGTGATTTAGAAATTACGATTAATGAAAGTGATGGTCGTGTCGAAAAGTTTACGCAAGCTTATTCATCTGTACCTAATATGATTCGCCCAAGTCAGTATAAATATCAAATGACCATTGGGCAGTATAGAAGTGGTAATACTCAACGTTATAACCCATATTTAGCGCAAATGACCTATTCATATGGTTTAAATAATTGGATTTCACCCTATGGTGGTATTTTGATGTTGCATAAATATTCTGCATTATTATCTGGGGTAGCTTGGTCATTAGGTAAATTAGGTGCTGTTTCATTAGATATGACATTTGCCCAAAATAAGTTAATAAAGGGAATGAAAAAGAATGGAACGAGTTTTAAGTTTTTATATTCAAAATCTTTAAACGAATTAGGAACTAATTTACGTTTAATAGGATATCGCTATTCAACTTCAAATTATTCGAATTTGGCGGATGCTATAGAAGAGAAATTAATGTATGGAGATCATTTTGTTGATACAAATATCATAAAAGTTGAGGATAATAATTATTCTTCTATTTATTCTCAAAAAAAGAACCAAGCGCAAATTTCACTCAATCAAAATTTAGATCGGTTTGGTCAGTGTTTTTTTAATTTCTCACAAGTACGCTATTGGCAAAAACATTTTAATAGTCAAAATTGGCAGATGGGCTATAGCAACAATTTTAAGAATTTAAGTTATAGCTTGTATTATCAAAAAGAGAAAAGCAAATTCTCCTCTTCAAATTATATTGCGGGTTTTTCTTTTAGTTTTCTATTTGATACACCAAAAATATTACAGCAGCATTCGACATCTATGAGTGAAAATTATCAGTATTCTCCAAATGTTGGAAATAGTATACAAACATCATTATCAGGAAGTTTTTTAACTGATCAGAGATTAGGTGTGCAGTTACAAGTTGCTCAATTTCAAAATGGTCAAAATGATTTCTCCATAAGTTCTAATTACATGGGGTCCAAACAAAATTTAAATTTTAGTTATACCTATAATTCTAATTATCAAAAAATTATGGGTGGAATAAGTGGTGGTGTATTAGTTTATAAAAATAGAATTGTATTTGGTAAATCTATGTATAACAGTCCAATCTTAATTGAAGCAAAAGGGGCTGAAGATGTTCGTATAGAAAATCAGCAAGGACTGAAAATAGATAAATCAGGGTATGCAATCATTAGCAATGTGAGTCCTTATATAAAGAATCGAATTGCGTTAAATGGAGAAGATTTAGGGCAAGATGTTATTGTCGCGCAATCGGTCATTAATGATGTTATTCCAACTAAAATGGCAATTATAAAAGTAAAGTTTGACATTCAACGAGGAAAAAGCATTTTAGCGCATTTGAATTATCAAAATTATCCATTGGTTACAGGAGCATTCATTATTGATGATTCTAAGCGCTACGTTGGAACTGTTGGATTAAATGGTCAAGCTTATTTGGCAGCCGTGCAGGATGGGCAACACTTTATTGCAAAATGGGGAGAGAGTGAGCATCAACAATGTACGTTTGTACTACCTAAATTACAAGATCGTATATTTGGCTATGAAGAAATAAATTTGGAATGTATTAAGTTGGAGAAAAACTAA